GCGTGGCCGTCCCAGCGCTCGAAGTAGAGGTCCATGCCCTTCCGGAAGGCCTGGGCCCCGATCAGGGCCTTGAGCATGCGGATCACCTCGGCGCCCTTCTCGTAGATGGTCGCCGTGTAGAAGTTGTCGATCTTCAGGTAGCTGGAGGGGCGCACCGGATGGGCCAGGGGCCCCTGGTCCTCGGCGAACTGCCGGGCCCTCAGGGCCTTCACGTCCTTGATCCTCTGCACCGCTTCGCCGCGCATGTCGGCCGAGAAGGCCTGGTCGCGGAAGACGGTCAGGCCCTCCTTCAGGCACAGCTGGAACCAGTCGCGGCAGGTGATCCGGTTGCCGGTCCAGTTGTGGAAGTACTCGTGGGCGACGACGCTCTCGATGCGTTCATAGTCCAGGTCCGTCGCCGTCTCCGGGTCGGCCAGCAGCAGGGACGAGTTGAAGATGTTGAGGCCCTTGTTCTCCATGGCCCCGAAGTTGAAGTCGCGCACGGCGACGATCATGAACAGGTCCAGGTCGTACTCGCGGCCAAAGGCCTCCTCGTCCCAGCGCATGGACCGCTTCAGGGCGTCCATGGCGTAGGCGGCCCGGGCCGACATGCCCGGGTCCACAAAGACCTTCAGCTCCACCTTGCGGCCGCTGGCGGTGACGAAGCTGTCGGCCAGCTCGTCCAGCTCCCCCGCCACCAGGGCGAAGAGGTAGCAGGGCTTGGGGAAGGGATCGTTCCAGACCGCATAGCGCCGGCCATCCGTCCCCCGGCCGGTCTCCACCAGGTTGCCGTTGGAGAGCAGGCGCGGCCAGGAATCGTCCGCCGTCATGCGCACGGTGAACCGGGCCAGGACGTCCGGACGGTCGGGATACCAGGTGATGGTCCGGAAGCCCTCGGCCTCGCACTGGGTGCAGAACCGTCCCCCCGACATGTAGAGCCCTTCCAGGGCCTTGTTGGCCGCTGGGTTGATCTCGACCTCGGTCTCCAGGACGAAGGCGTCCGGAACCCCGGGGATTGTCAGGCTGTGGGCCTCCTCGGTGAACTCGCCCGCCGCCAGGGCCCGGCCGTCCACCGCCACCGACAGGGTCTTCAGCCGCTCGCCGTCCAGCCGCAGGGGCGCGCCCGTCTCACCGTTCCGCCGCAGGGTCAGCCGGGCCTTTACCCGTGTGGCCTCCGGCTTCAGGTCGAAGTCCAGGTGGACTTCGTCCACGAGGAAGGCGGGCGGCCGGTAGTCGGTCAGGCGGATCGGGGCGGGAGTTTCTGTGCGCATGCCTTCGATTTAGGCCATCCCGCCCGCGAGGGGGAGGGGCGCGGCGCGGGAAGGACTCGCCAATCGCCGGCGTACCGGGCGAAATGGCCGGGGAAAACGAAAGGCCGCCCATGATCAAGCTTACCTTCGCCCTCGTCCGCCTGCCGCATCTGACGCGGGAGCAGTTCCAGGATTACTGGCTCAACACCCACGGCCCCCTTGTGGCCAGCGTGAAGGACGTCCTGCGCATCCGCCGCTACGTCCAGCTGCACTCGATGGACGAGACCTTCAGCGCGGGCATCCGGGCCAGCCGCAACGCCCCGCCCCAGTTCGATGGGGTGGCGCAGCTCTGGTACGACAGCCTCGAGGACCTGGCCGCCCTCGGCAATGATCCGGCAGCCCGCGAGGCGGGGCGCATGCTGCTGGAGGACGAACGCAAGTTCATCGACCTGCCCAGGAGCCCCCTCTGGTGGGGCGAGGAAAAGGTGATCATCGACCGGTGAGGGCGTTCAGCGGGGCGCGGCCGGCGTCCTGTCCATTCCGACCCCTCTCCCGCTCGGAGGAGCGATTACCCGCACACCGGTGTATTGAGTTTTGATTCATCGCAAATACTCACTACGCAATCGGCGCCACGATTGATTTAGGGAGTGCGTTCTCCCTCGCCTGCGGTCCGTGACCGACAAGGAAAAACACATGCTTTACACAATTGCAGTGATCCTGATCGTGCTATGGCTTGTGGGAGTCGTCTCTGCCTACACACTGGGCGGCTTCATCCATATTCTTCTGGTCATCGCCGTTATTTCCATTCTGCTTCGCGTCATACAGAATAGACGGATCTGACGGGTCAGGGCCGCCGGAAGACGAACCAGACGACCCGCCCTCCGACAGGCAAGGGGTCTGCGGAACCGCCGTTGGCCTCCTCCGGCCCGCTGCGCGCTCCACCTCCCCCTGGGGGCAGGAATTTGGGAGCCCATTGTTTCCCAAAGGGGAAGCTGTCAGCGAAGCTGCCTGAGGGGGTCAACGGCGGTTCGGCCTTCAACCGTTCGCCGGCGGGCCTTCCAGCCAGGCCTTCAGGATCGCCACGACCTGATCGCCGGGATTGTAGCCCCGGGTGACGACGCCGTAGGTCCCCTCCGCGCCGGGGCCCGCCACCAGGGTGGGGAAGCCCGTCACGCCGGCGCGCTGCGAGACGCCATAGTCGGCCCAGGTCTCGTGTTTCAGGTCGTCCGTGTCGAAGTCCGCCAGGAAGGCGTCGGGGGCCACGCCGTAGCCGGCGGCCAGTTCGGCCAGCACCTCGGGGCGGGTGATGTTGCGGTCCTCGGCGTAGAAGGCCCTCTGCAGGCGTCCCAGGTAGGCGATGGCGCCCTCGGGGTTGTCGCGCCGCACCCGCACCACGGCCCGGGCGGCGGGGTCGGTGTCATAGAGGAAGCCAGGCTCATCCAGCACCGCGCGGCCGAAGGGCAGGCCGGTGGCCTCGGTGATGTGGGTCCAGTGGCCGCGCAGGCTGTCCCTCGCCTCCGGGGTCATGGGGGTCTCGGTCCCGGGGCGCAGGCCGCCCATGACGAGCCGTACGGGCAGGGCCCGGCCAAAGGTGCGGCGGATGTCCTCCATCACCGGCGAGAAGCCGTAGCACCACGAACACATCGGGTCGGCGAAGTAGATCAGGTGCGGCGCGGTCATGGCGGGGCTCCGGGGACGACGCCGCCAGCCTACACCCGGTCCGGTCGTGGGGCTATTGCGGCCCGGGGGCCTCCCGCAGGGCGGGCGGGCCCTCTGCAGGCGGCGGCTCGAGGGGCGCCTCAGGCGGCGCGCCTTCCGCGGGGGCGGGCTTGGGGGCTTCCGGCGCGGGCGCCGGGCCGGGCGTCTCGGTTCCGGCGCCGAAGGCGACACCCATGAGGGCGGCGTTGGCCTTCAGGCGATCGGCGGTGACGGGACAGGCCTGGGGCAGGGTCCAGCCCATCCACTGCTGGGCGACGGTGCGGGTCGGCAGGTTGGCCGCTGGCGCCCAGACCGCGCGGCCCTTGGCGATGGCGGCCTCGCCGCGCGGCCGCAGGGAGGACAGGCTGGCCTTCTCGGCGGCCTGGAGGGCGGCGTTGAAGGCCGCAAGGTGGGCCCGGCCCTGGACCTGCTGGTCGGCGTAGACCTTCAGGTCGTCCGCCAGGGACGAGCCGGGGCGGCGATAGGTTTTCTCGATGCGGGTGACGTCGGGCATGACCCGGTCGTGCTGGCCGAGGTAGCCCTCGAGGATGCCGTAGCACCAGCCCACGAAGCCATAGTCGTCCCGGGGCGCGCCCGTGGGCCATGGGGGCTCGTCCGTCGCCGGCGGGCTGGCGGCGGCGGGCTCAGAGGGGGGCGCCGGGGCCGTGACCTGGGGGGCGTCGGAAGGCGGCGGTGAGGCGGGCGTCGGCTCCTGGGCGGCCAGCAGCAGGGCGAGGACGAGGGCGATCATGGGGCGGCACTAGCCTCGGAATCCGGCGCAGGTGTGGCGACAGGCGCGCCGAAGCCGCCGCCGCCAGGGGTTTCGATCTCTATGGCCTCGCCGGCCGCGACAGTCACCGAGAAACAGCCCTCAAGGGGCTGGACCGATCCGTCCGTGCGGATCAGGCGCTGGACGCCGGGCAGGGCGGAGCCGCCCCCCGCCAGACCCTGAGGCGCGAACTCCCGCCGGGTCGAAAGCAGGGCCGCTTCCAGGGGCGCCAGGAACCGCACCCGCCGGCGCACCCCGTCGCCGCCCCGGAAGACGCCATCGCCGCCGGAATTCTGCCGGATTTCAAAAGCTTCCAGGCGAACCGGAAAGCGGCGCTCCAGGATCTCCGGGTCCGTGAGGCGCGAATTGGTCATGTGGGTGTGGACGCCGCTGGCGCCCGGCCCGAGCGCCGTGGCGCCGGCCCCGCCGCACAGGGTCTCGTAGTACTGCCGGTCCTCGTCCCCGAAGGTGAAGTTGTTCATGCTGCCCTGGGCGTTGGCCATGACCCCGAGGGCGGAATAGAGGGCGTCCACCACGTGCTGGCTGGTCTCGACATTGCCCGCCACCACCGCCGCGGGCGGGTTCGGCGCGAGGAGCGACCCCGGGCGGGTGCGCACCCTCAGGGGCTCCAGGCAGCCGGCGTTCAGAGGGATGTCGTCGTCCACCAGGGTGCGGAAGACATAGAGGACTGCGGCGTCGACGATGGCCGAGGGCGCATTGAAATTCGACGGCAACTGATTGGAAGATCCTGTGAAATCGATCTCGGCGCCCTGCCGGTCGGGGTCCAGGCGGATGCGCACGGCGATCTCGCCGCCGCCCTCCATGGGGACCCGCGCCTCGCCGTCGGACAGGCGGTCGAGGGCCCGGCGGACGGCCCGGGCGGCGTTGTCCTGGACGAAGCCCATGTAGCGGGCCACGACCTCTGCGCCCTGGTCGCGGATCATGGCCGCCAGGGCGTCGGCCCCGGCCTGGCAGGCGGCGAGCTGGGCTTTGAGGTCGGCCAGGTTCCGGTCCGGCGCCCGGCAGGGCCAGGGCCC
The sequence above is a segment of the Phenylobacterium parvum genome. Coding sequences within it:
- a CDS encoding EthD domain-containing protein is translated as MIKLTFALVRLPHLTREQFQDYWLNTHGPLVASVKDVLRIRRYVQLHSMDETFSAGIRASRNAPPQFDGVAQLWYDSLEDLAALGNDPAAREAGRMLLEDERKFIDLPRSPLWWGEEKVIIDR
- a CDS encoding lmo0937 family membrane protein produces the protein MLYTIAVILIVLWLVGVVSAYTLGGFIHILLVIAVISILLRVIQNRRI
- a CDS encoding DsbA family protein — protein: MTAPHLIYFADPMCSWCYGFSPVMEDIRRTFGRALPVRLVMGGLRPGTETPMTPEARDSLRGHWTHITEATGLPFGRAVLDEPGFLYDTDPAARAVVRVRRDNPEGAIAYLGRLQRAFYAEDRNITRPEVLAELAAGYGVAPDAFLADFDTDDLKHETWADYGVSQRAGVTGFPTLVAGPGAEGTYGVVTRGYNPGDQVVAILKAWLEGPPANG